A DNA window from Pseudomonas tohonis contains the following coding sequences:
- a CDS encoding helix-turn-helix transcriptional regulator gives MIRADLAGGPGIEALCAALHLSRPTLYRRLREQGTSFTALLEQERSRLALQQVRDGVPLQAISEALGFKDVSTFHRAFRRWFGHSPGAARRLSPVE, from the coding sequence ATGATCCGCGCCGATCTCGCCGGCGGACCGGGCATCGAGGCGCTCTGCGCCGCCCTGCACCTCAGCCGGCCGACGCTCTACCGGCGTCTGCGCGAACAGGGCACCAGCTTCACCGCGCTGCTGGAGCAGGAGCGCAGTCGCCTGGCCCTGCAGCAGGTGCGTGACGGCGTGCCGCTGCAGGCGATCAGCGAGGCCTTGGGTTTCAAGGATGTGAGCACGTTCCACCGCGCCTTCCGTCGCTGGTTCGGCCATTCGCCCGGTGCGGCGAGAAGGTTGTCCCCCGTCGAATGA
- the gstA gene encoding glutathione transferase GstA, translating to MKLYYAPRTCSLSPHIVMLELGLPFEAVRVDNRTKLTEHGDDFLAINPKGYVAALELDNGEVLTEGTAIVQYLADLRPEVGLAPANGTLQRVRLQEWLNFISGEIHAGMSPLFNAAIPEEVKAIFRARLFKRFDYLEAALGQADYLLGDRFGVADAYLFTVLGWVDFFAIDLAPWPALAAFRARIAARPQVQAAVRAEAA from the coding sequence ATGAAGCTGTACTACGCCCCCCGTACCTGTTCGCTGTCGCCGCATATCGTGATGCTGGAACTGGGCCTACCGTTCGAGGCGGTCCGTGTGGATAACCGCACCAAGCTCACCGAGCACGGCGACGATTTCCTCGCCATCAACCCCAAGGGCTATGTCGCCGCGCTGGAGCTGGACAATGGCGAGGTGCTCACCGAAGGCACCGCCATCGTCCAGTACCTGGCCGACCTGCGCCCGGAGGTGGGGCTCGCGCCGGCCAACGGCACGTTGCAGCGGGTGCGCCTGCAGGAATGGCTGAACTTCATCTCCGGGGAAATCCACGCCGGCATGAGCCCGCTGTTCAACGCGGCGATCCCGGAGGAGGTGAAGGCGATCTTCCGCGCGCGCCTGTTCAAGCGCTTCGACTACCTGGAAGCCGCGCTGGGCCAGGCCGACTACCTGCTGGGCGATCGCTTCGGCGTGGCCGATGCCTACCTGTTCACCGTGCTTGGCTGGGTGGATTTCTTCGCCATCGACCTGGCGCCCTGGCCGGCGCTCGCGGCCTTCCGTGCGCGCATCGCCGCGCGACCCCAGGTGCAGGCCGCGGTGCGTGCCGAGGCGGCGTGA
- a CDS encoding winged helix-turn-helix transcriptional regulator — MKKNVSGCSVEEAMHLLGGRWRLLLVSYLLDGPKRFNDLRRDIPHISQRMLTLDLRALEEAGMVLRTVYPEVPVRVEYQLTEDGQRLRKVVEVIKEFGLWLKARHTTDAPQP; from the coding sequence ATGAAGAAGAACGTATCCGGCTGCTCGGTCGAGGAAGCCATGCACCTGCTCGGCGGGCGCTGGCGCCTGCTGCTGGTGTCCTACCTGCTGGATGGCCCCAAGCGTTTCAACGACCTGCGCCGCGACATCCCGCACATCTCCCAGCGCATGCTCACCCTCGACCTTCGTGCCCTCGAAGAAGCCGGCATGGTGCTGCGCACCGTCTACCCGGAAGTGCCGGTGCGGGTGGAATACCAGCTCACCGAAGACGGCCAGCGCCTGCGCAAGGTGGTGGAGGTGATCAAGGAATTCGGCCTCTGGCTCAAGGCCCGGCACACGACCGACGCCCCCCAACCGTAG
- a CDS encoding ABC transporter substrate-binding protein — MDVAVRRALGLLLACASLPASADFVTVITFGGANKDVQKEAFFKPFKASTGNAVVHGSYNGDLDKLKHMVELSHVTWDVVEMEAPELARGCEEGLFEKLDPALLGNPADFVPGTLQPCGVGIFVWSTVLAYDSAKIKNAPTGWGDFWDLRKYPGKRGLRHGAKYNLEFALMADGVAPQDVYQVLDTPAGVERAFRKLDEIKSSVVWWKAGAEPVRALQDGKVAMSAAYNGRIATAQKETRSLAMVWTGSIYDFDYWALPKGSWKGDLAKTFVTFTTQPERQKAFAEGISYAPVNNKAIAMIDPAIAATLPTAPQNISGALPMSVKFWAAHGELEQRFENWVKN, encoded by the coding sequence ATGGATGTTGCTGTACGACGTGCCCTCGGTCTTCTCCTGGCCTGCGCCAGCCTGCCCGCCTCGGCGGACTTCGTCACCGTGATCACCTTCGGGGGCGCCAACAAGGATGTGCAGAAGGAGGCCTTCTTCAAGCCCTTCAAGGCGAGCACCGGCAACGCCGTGGTGCACGGCTCGTACAACGGCGACCTCGACAAGCTCAAGCACATGGTCGAACTCAGCCACGTGACCTGGGACGTGGTGGAGATGGAAGCACCGGAACTGGCCCGCGGCTGCGAGGAGGGGCTGTTCGAGAAGCTCGACCCGGCCCTGCTCGGCAACCCCGCCGACTTCGTACCCGGCACGCTCCAGCCCTGCGGCGTCGGCATCTTCGTCTGGTCCACGGTGCTCGCCTACGATTCGGCGAAGATCAAGAACGCACCCACCGGCTGGGGCGATTTCTGGGACCTGCGCAAGTACCCGGGCAAGCGCGGCCTGCGCCATGGCGCCAAGTACAACCTGGAGTTCGCCCTGATGGCCGACGGCGTCGCGCCGCAGGACGTCTACCAGGTGCTGGACACCCCGGCCGGGGTCGAACGCGCCTTCCGCAAGCTCGACGAGATCAAGTCCAGCGTCGTCTGGTGGAAGGCCGGCGCCGAACCGGTGCGCGCGCTGCAGGACGGCAAGGTGGCCATGAGCGCCGCCTACAACGGCCGTATCGCCACCGCGCAGAAGGAAACCCGCTCCCTGGCCATGGTCTGGACCGGCAGCATCTACGACTTCGACTACTGGGCCCTGCCCAAGGGCTCGTGGAAGGGCGACCTGGCCAAGACCTTCGTCACCTTCACCACCCAGCCGGAGCGGCAGAAGGCCTTCGCCGAGGGCATCTCCTACGCCCCGGTGAACAACAAGGCGATCGCCATGATCGACCCCGCCATCGCCGCCACCCTCCCCACCGCCCCGCAGAACATCAGCGGCGCCCTGCCGATGAGCGTGAAGTTCTGGGCCGCCCATGGCGAGCTGGAGCAGCGCTTCGAGAACTGGGTGAAGAACTGA
- a CDS encoding pyridoxamine 5'-phosphate oxidase family protein — protein sequence MSRHRIESLGALRTLIAEPPALMKKRLQPAIDSHCLTLIRNASVCAIGLAGADSEIAFLDLQTTPVILAEGKRIRLAWPAALPLKEYGASRACSLLFILPGIGFALRANGRGQPLREEAGTCLEFEADALFLHCSRAMVRADFWTAREDPGGWPAERGEGTLSQAARAFLARSPYLLMLTRNAEGATELSPRGDPEGFIGLIDPQRLLIPERPGNKVAVSLSNIIACDELKLAFLLPGSATVLSVTGRAQVSADPQLLGPLSVNGKAPVLGTLVEVQRFAFVEAPELVDAGLWRAETHLAPTAIPSFPKMLAEHMNGTGLLGKATTLVVDAVVRHDLKHLY from the coding sequence ATGTCCCGCCACCGCATCGAATCCCTCGGCGCCCTGCGCACGCTGATCGCCGAACCGCCCGCCCTGATGAAGAAGCGCCTGCAACCGGCGATCGACTCCCACTGCCTGACGCTCATCCGCAACGCCAGTGTCTGCGCCATCGGCCTCGCCGGTGCCGACAGCGAGATCGCCTTCCTCGACCTGCAGACCACGCCGGTGATCCTGGCCGAAGGCAAGCGCATCCGGCTGGCCTGGCCCGCCGCCCTGCCCCTGAAGGAGTACGGGGCATCAAGGGCCTGCAGCCTGCTCTTCATCCTGCCGGGCATCGGCTTCGCCCTGCGTGCCAACGGTCGCGGCCAGCCGCTGCGGGAAGAGGCCGGCACCTGCCTGGAGTTCGAGGCCGACGCCCTGTTCCTGCATTGCTCGCGGGCCATGGTGCGCGCGGACTTCTGGACCGCGCGGGAAGACCCGGGCGGCTGGCCGGCGGAACGCGGCGAAGGGACGTTGTCACAGGCCGCGCGGGCCTTCCTCGCCCGCTCGCCCTACCTGCTGATGCTGACCCGCAACGCCGAGGGTGCCACCGAGCTCTCGCCCCGGGGCGACCCGGAAGGCTTCATCGGGCTCATCGACCCGCAGCGGCTGCTGATCCCCGAACGCCCGGGGAACAAGGTGGCGGTGTCGCTCAGCAACATCATCGCCTGCGACGAACTGAAGCTGGCCTTCCTGCTGCCGGGCTCGGCAACGGTGCTCAGCGTCACCGGCCGCGCGCAGGTGAGCGCCGACCCGCAGCTGCTCGGCCCGCTCTCGGTGAACGGCAAGGCCCCGGTGCTGGGCACCCTGGTGGAAGTGCAGCGCTTCGCCTTCGTCGAGGCGCCCGAGCTGGTCGACGCCGGCCTGTGGCGCGCGGAAACCCACCTGGCGCCGACGGCCATCCCCTCCTTCCCGAAGATGCTTGCCGAGCACATGAACGGCACCGGCCTGCTGGGCAAGGCCACCACCCTGGTGGTGGATGCCGTGGTCAGGCACGACCTCAAGCACCTCTATTGA
- a CDS encoding helix-turn-helix transcriptional regulator, giving the protein MAMKRSIDHVRWDLAQRYRLIETVAWWEGRLTTNHLMQSFGISRQQASKDINAYLNEHAPKNLVYDKHLKGYKPGKGFRPLFIDGSASAYLHLLDQNRERSPHIEGLALAYAHTEVLQVPDRSIRPEVLRPILQACREGLRLETEYVSLAHPESEIRVIAPHTLVFTGMRWHVRAYCEKNRDYRDFVLSRFRGEPDLMDESAQGRDADEGWMTAVEVILAPDGRLKPAQQAIIEADYGMQDGQLVIHSRGALVQYVLQRYQIDPNKVQAKPVAQQIVVANLEDLGRWLYS; this is encoded by the coding sequence ATCGCCATGAAGCGCTCCATCGACCACGTCCGCTGGGACCTCGCCCAGCGCTACCGGCTCATCGAAACCGTGGCCTGGTGGGAAGGCCGGCTGACCACCAACCACCTGATGCAGAGCTTCGGCATCAGCCGCCAGCAGGCCTCCAAGGACATCAACGCCTACCTCAACGAGCACGCGCCGAAGAACCTGGTCTACGACAAGCACCTCAAGGGCTACAAACCCGGCAAGGGCTTCCGCCCGCTGTTCATCGACGGCAGCGCCAGCGCCTATTTGCACCTGCTGGACCAGAACCGCGAGCGCTCCCCGCACATCGAGGGCCTGGCCCTGGCCTACGCCCACACCGAGGTGCTGCAGGTGCCGGACCGCAGCATCCGCCCCGAGGTGCTGCGCCCCATCCTCCAGGCCTGCCGCGAAGGCCTGCGCCTGGAAACCGAGTACGTATCCCTGGCCCACCCGGAATCGGAGATCCGCGTCATCGCCCCGCACACCCTGGTGTTCACCGGCATGCGCTGGCATGTGCGCGCCTACTGCGAGAAGAACCGCGACTACCGCGACTTCGTGCTCAGCCGCTTCCGGGGCGAGCCGGACCTGATGGACGAGTCTGCCCAGGGCCGCGACGCGGACGAAGGCTGGATGACGGCGGTGGAGGTGATCCTCGCCCCCGATGGTCGGCTCAAGCCCGCGCAGCAGGCGATCATCGAGGCGGACTACGGCATGCAGGACGGCCAGCTGGTCATCCACAGCCGCGGCGCCCTGGTGCAATACGTGCTGCAGCGCTACCAGATCGACCCAAACAAGGTGCAGGCCAAGCCGGTGGCGCAGCAGATCGTGGTCGCCAACCTGGAAGACCTCGGCCGCTGGCTCTACAGCTGA
- a CDS encoding nitrilase family protein, whose translation MTTMKVNVACCQVAPRIGELAFNRALVERVTRRAASLGAQVVVLPELVQSGYLFRDPAEARALAEPLDGPGITLWTALAAELGIVLVGGFCELRDDGTLANSAALVDASGVRAVYRKAHLWDGEKAIFTPGDAAPPVVDTAFGRLAVMICYDLEFPEWVRLPALAGAQLLCAPVNWPRGPRPVAERPGEVVRVQADAAVNRMTIAACDRHGQERGVDWVEGSVIVDADGYPQAGPAGEGGEQLLLAELDLGAARDKRISARNDVHGDRRPELYSGVLAVQGKALG comes from the coding sequence ATGACGACGATGAAGGTGAACGTGGCCTGCTGCCAGGTCGCCCCGCGCATTGGCGAGCTGGCGTTCAACCGTGCGCTCGTCGAGCGCGTCACCCGCCGGGCGGCGAGCCTGGGCGCGCAGGTGGTGGTGCTGCCGGAGCTGGTGCAGAGCGGTTACCTGTTCCGCGACCCTGCCGAAGCCCGGGCCCTGGCCGAGCCGCTGGACGGCCCCGGCATCACGCTGTGGACGGCCCTGGCCGCCGAGCTGGGCATCGTGCTGGTGGGCGGCTTCTGCGAATTGCGCGATGACGGCACCCTGGCCAATAGCGCGGCGCTGGTGGATGCCAGCGGGGTGCGCGCGGTGTACCGCAAGGCGCACCTGTGGGATGGCGAGAAGGCGATCTTCACGCCTGGCGATGCCGCGCCCCCGGTGGTGGACACGGCCTTCGGGCGCCTCGCGGTGATGATCTGCTACGACCTCGAGTTTCCCGAATGGGTGCGCCTGCCCGCGCTGGCCGGTGCCCAGTTGCTCTGCGCGCCGGTGAACTGGCCACGGGGCCCGCGCCCGGTCGCCGAGCGTCCGGGTGAAGTGGTGCGGGTGCAGGCCGATGCGGCGGTGAACCGGATGACCATCGCCGCCTGCGATCGCCACGGCCAGGAGCGAGGCGTGGACTGGGTGGAGGGTTCGGTGATCGTCGATGCCGACGGTTATCCACAAGCCGGGCCGGCGGGCGAGGGGGGCGAGCAGCTGCTGCTGGCGGAGCTGGACCTGGGCGCTGCGCGGGACAAGCGCATCAGCGCCCGCAACGATGTGCATGGCGACCGGCGGCCTGAGCTTTATTCCGGGGTGTTGGCTGTGCAGGGGAAGGCCCTGGGCTGA